The Thermoflavifilum sp. genome contains a region encoding:
- a CDS encoding glycosyltransferase family 2 protein, which yields MLISICIPQYNRIRYLLKSLSIIEQQQYPDIEIVISDDCSTDETYDEIQSISRTYKFPIVYHRNEHNSGYDGNLRQCLSLSSGDYCLIIGNDDSLNGDHVIQFLVEFLKSHQYPDVGFCNMIEERSGNTLVERARKSGIIGSGPDVAIKYYSCFSFVGGLIFRRSIFDKFNTPRFDGSIYVQMYFGVVIVSSGYTLFSIHEPLIIKDISIQDEYIDTYRNKIAKKWKHFRIVDAGLPSVIHVLIHALKDTGYLNQDRIKYIFFRIYALTYPHWILDYKLNKAFPEAVGLMMGMFPFRNKNFHRLNVINKIYLMCIYLIQTVFSLAIPAFIFKKYKHTLYRLFKK from the coding sequence ATGTTGATTTCCATTTGCATACCACAATACAACAGGATAAGATATCTCCTGAAAAGCTTATCGATCATAGAACAACAACAATATCCTGATATTGAGATTGTAATAAGCGATGATTGCTCAACTGATGAAACCTATGATGAAATTCAATCTATATCCAGGACATATAAATTTCCCATTGTTTATCATCGTAATGAGCATAATTCAGGATATGATGGGAATTTACGTCAATGCCTGTCTTTATCATCTGGTGATTATTGCTTGATCATCGGGAATGATGATTCTTTAAATGGGGATCATGTTATTCAATTTTTGGTTGAATTTTTAAAATCCCATCAATATCCAGATGTCGGTTTTTGCAATATGATAGAAGAGCGATCGGGCAATACACTTGTAGAAAGGGCAAGAAAATCCGGAATTATTGGATCAGGACCTGATGTGGCAATTAAGTATTATTCCTGCTTTAGCTTTGTCGGCGGTTTAATTTTTAGAAGATCAATATTTGATAAATTTAATACCCCCAGATTTGACGGCAGTATTTATGTGCAGATGTATTTTGGTGTAGTGATTGTATCTTCAGGATATACATTATTCTCAATACATGAACCGTTAATCATAAAAGATATCAGTATACAGGATGAATATATTGATACCTATAGAAATAAAATTGCTAAAAAATGGAAACATTTTAGGATTGTTGATGCAGGGTTGCCTTCTGTAATCCATGTTTTAATTCATGCTCTTAAGGATACTGGATATCTAAATCAGGATAGGATAAAATATATTTTTTTTAGAATTTATGCATTAACCTATCCTCACTGGATATTGGATTATAAGTTAAACAAAGCTTTTCCGGAAGCTGTTGGCTTGATGATGGGTATGTTTCCATTTAGGAACAAAAATTTTCATAGGCTGAATGTAATAAATAAGATTTATTTGATGTGTATTTATTTGATTCAAACTGTATTTTCGTTGGCTATCCCCGCATTTATATTCAAAAAATATAAACATACTTTATACAGGTTATTTAAAAAATGA